The following are encoded in a window of Platichthys flesus chromosome 11, fPlaFle2.1, whole genome shotgun sequence genomic DNA:
- the lsr gene encoding lipolysis-stimulated lipoprotein receptor isoform X1, which produces MFWTVIIAALMATESTMAINVKCPTKRYIAILFQPVTLTCNFDTSATQPPVITWKYKSYCRDPIAAAMNPNSAENLLSQNNPNYDPNIECADSQRTVRIVASKQGNAVTLGSEYQGRKITIINNADLNLAQTAWGDSGVYVCSVISSQDLTGNGEDYTELIVLERKSNNSDLLPGIELLVMEDWLLVLLVVLGFLLLLLMIGICWCQCCPHTCCCYISCPCCPDRCCCPRALYEAGKAVKKGFPNHYALTQYAPTQYAPSMYAQPAYGGQMQPSIPMLPLPNGAGPPHPHNGYGRDYDGASSVGQGSQVPLLHDQDGGGDRSGYRIQVDPDGNATRAIYYMERELAKLDPSRPNHNRMDNMSEVTSLHDSVEARGRGGRSQPPPLATVYDRDEAMSTISSVSQQGRHRDDYPRHGGGYMGDRGRARSMENLDDIGRRYNRDNHSPHRDPRGRRGSGDDWSTSARGGGGGGYDRVPDDRRRRDHSPEDRRRGQGGAPSDLSGKRSRSRDDLMDMERDRRYAGGARGGRDDYDDGLLREAMERKKMGEQQRTRSREHLDSESDRSDRGRAPRGPPALPVIPPSGYPGRRDDYPAPPPPPYSDEESVASSRKTNLRKNGAVSRESLVV; this is translated from the exons ATGTTTTGGACGGTGATAATCGCCGCTTTGATGGCCACAG AGTCCACCATGGCCATCAATGTCAAGTGCCCCACCAAGAGGTACATCGCTATCCTCTTCCAGCCTGTCACCCTCACCTGTAACTTCGATACGAGTGCCACTCAGCCGCCTGTTATCACATGGAAGTACAAATCGTATTGCCGGGACCCCATCGCGGCCGCGATGAACCCCAACAGCGCAGAGAACCTCCTGTCTCAGAACAACCCCAACTACGACCCCAACATCGAGTGTGCCGACAGCCAGAGGACGGTGCGCATAGTGGCCTCCAAACAAGGCAATGCGGTGACTCTCGGCTCAGAGTATCAGGGTCGCAAGATCACCATCATAAACA ATGCCGACCTGAACCTCGCACAGACGGCTTGGGGCGACAGCGGCGTCTACGTTTGTTCTGTGATCTCTTCCCAGGACCTTACTGGAAATGGCGAAGACTACACAGAGCTAATTGTTCTTG AGAGAAAGTCAAATAATTCTGACCTTCTGCCTGGGATTGAGTTGCTGGTAATGGAAG ACTGGCTCTTGGTTCTACTGGTGGTTCTGGGcttcctgttgctgctgctgatgattgGGATCTGCTGGTGTCAGTGCTGTCCACAtacctgctgctgctacatCAGCTGCCCCTGCTGCCCCgaccgctgctgctgcccacGGGCAT TGTATGAGGCCGGTAAAGCAGTGAAGAAAGGCTTTCCAAATCACTATGCTCTCACCCAATACGCTCCCACCCAATACGCTCCCAGTATGTATGCTCAGCCAGCGTACGGTGGTCAGATGCAGCCTTCTATTCCCATGCTTCCTCTTCCCAATGGAGCCGGACCCCCGCATCCACACAACGGTTACGGTCGGGATTATGACGGTGCCAGCTCAG ttGGACAGGGCTCCCAGGTGCCTTTGCTGCATGACCAGGATGGGGGAGGGGACCGCAGTGGGTACCGTATCCAGGTGGACCCTGATGGGAACGCCACACGTGCCATTTACTACATGGAGCGGGAACTGGCCAAACTGGACCCATCCAGACCAAACCACAACCGCA TGGACAATATGAGTGAAGTCACTTCCCTGCACGATAGCGTGGAGGCTCGAGGCCGTGGCGGTCGATCCCAGCCGCCACCTTTGGCCACGGTGTACGACCGGGATGAAGCCATGAGCACCATCAGCAGTGTTTCACAGCAAGGCCGTCACCGGGATGACTACCCCCGGCACGGTGGAGGCTACATGGGGGATCGAGGACGTGCCCGCTCCATGGAGAACCTCGACGACATCGGACGCCGCTACAACCGGGACAACCACTCCCCCCACCGTGAtcccagaggaaggagagg TTCGGGTGATGATTGGAGCACCAGTGCtcgcggcggcggcggcggcggctacGACCGTGTCCCTGATGACCGCAGGCGTCGTGACCACTCCCCTGAAGATCGGCgaagaggacaaggaggagcCCCCAGTGACCTCTCTGGGAAACGCAGCCGCAGCCGCGATGATCTGATGGACATGGAGAGGGATCGGCGGTACGCTGGTGGAGCCAGGGGCGGCCGGGACGATTACGATGACGGCTTATTGCGAGAGGCTatggagaggaagaagatgggCGAGCAGCAGCGGACACGCAGCCGGGAGCACCTGGACAGCGAGAGTGACCGCTCGGACCGGGGCAGGGCACCTCGCGGGCCCCCAGCTCTTCCTGTGATCCCGCCCTCTGGGTACCCTGGTCGCCGTGATGACTaccctgctcctccacctccaccttaCAGCGATGAGGAAAGTGTGGCCTCCTCAAGGAAAACCAACCTCCGTAAG AATGGAGCGGTGAGCCGGGAGAGCCTGGTGGTGTAA
- the lsr gene encoding lipolysis-stimulated lipoprotein receptor isoform X2, which translates to MFWTVIIAALMATESTMAINVKCPTKRYIAILFQPVTLTCNFDTSATQPPVITWKYKSYCRDPIAAAMNPNSAENLLSQNNPNYDPNIECADSQRTVRIVASKQGNAVTLGSEYQGRKITIINNADLNLAQTAWGDSGVYVCSVISSQDLTGNGEDYTELIVLDWLLVLLVVLGFLLLLLMIGICWCQCCPHTCCCYISCPCCPDRCCCPRALYEAGKAVKKGFPNHYALTQYAPTQYAPSMYAQPAYGGQMQPSIPMLPLPNGAGPPHPHNGYGRDYDGASSVGQGSQVPLLHDQDGGGDRSGYRIQVDPDGNATRAIYYMERELAKLDPSRPNHNRMDNMSEVTSLHDSVEARGRGGRSQPPPLATVYDRDEAMSTISSVSQQGRHRDDYPRHGGGYMGDRGRARSMENLDDIGRRYNRDNHSPHRDPRGRRGSGDDWSTSARGGGGGGYDRVPDDRRRRDHSPEDRRRGQGGAPSDLSGKRSRSRDDLMDMERDRRYAGGARGGRDDYDDGLLREAMERKKMGEQQRTRSREHLDSESDRSDRGRAPRGPPALPVIPPSGYPGRRDDYPAPPPPPYSDEESVASSRKTNLRKNGAVSRESLVV; encoded by the exons ATGTTTTGGACGGTGATAATCGCCGCTTTGATGGCCACAG AGTCCACCATGGCCATCAATGTCAAGTGCCCCACCAAGAGGTACATCGCTATCCTCTTCCAGCCTGTCACCCTCACCTGTAACTTCGATACGAGTGCCACTCAGCCGCCTGTTATCACATGGAAGTACAAATCGTATTGCCGGGACCCCATCGCGGCCGCGATGAACCCCAACAGCGCAGAGAACCTCCTGTCTCAGAACAACCCCAACTACGACCCCAACATCGAGTGTGCCGACAGCCAGAGGACGGTGCGCATAGTGGCCTCCAAACAAGGCAATGCGGTGACTCTCGGCTCAGAGTATCAGGGTCGCAAGATCACCATCATAAACA ATGCCGACCTGAACCTCGCACAGACGGCTTGGGGCGACAGCGGCGTCTACGTTTGTTCTGTGATCTCTTCCCAGGACCTTACTGGAAATGGCGAAGACTACACAGAGCTAATTGTTCTTG ACTGGCTCTTGGTTCTACTGGTGGTTCTGGGcttcctgttgctgctgctgatgattgGGATCTGCTGGTGTCAGTGCTGTCCACAtacctgctgctgctacatCAGCTGCCCCTGCTGCCCCgaccgctgctgctgcccacGGGCAT TGTATGAGGCCGGTAAAGCAGTGAAGAAAGGCTTTCCAAATCACTATGCTCTCACCCAATACGCTCCCACCCAATACGCTCCCAGTATGTATGCTCAGCCAGCGTACGGTGGTCAGATGCAGCCTTCTATTCCCATGCTTCCTCTTCCCAATGGAGCCGGACCCCCGCATCCACACAACGGTTACGGTCGGGATTATGACGGTGCCAGCTCAG ttGGACAGGGCTCCCAGGTGCCTTTGCTGCATGACCAGGATGGGGGAGGGGACCGCAGTGGGTACCGTATCCAGGTGGACCCTGATGGGAACGCCACACGTGCCATTTACTACATGGAGCGGGAACTGGCCAAACTGGACCCATCCAGACCAAACCACAACCGCA TGGACAATATGAGTGAAGTCACTTCCCTGCACGATAGCGTGGAGGCTCGAGGCCGTGGCGGTCGATCCCAGCCGCCACCTTTGGCCACGGTGTACGACCGGGATGAAGCCATGAGCACCATCAGCAGTGTTTCACAGCAAGGCCGTCACCGGGATGACTACCCCCGGCACGGTGGAGGCTACATGGGGGATCGAGGACGTGCCCGCTCCATGGAGAACCTCGACGACATCGGACGCCGCTACAACCGGGACAACCACTCCCCCCACCGTGAtcccagaggaaggagagg TTCGGGTGATGATTGGAGCACCAGTGCtcgcggcggcggcggcggcggctacGACCGTGTCCCTGATGACCGCAGGCGTCGTGACCACTCCCCTGAAGATCGGCgaagaggacaaggaggagcCCCCAGTGACCTCTCTGGGAAACGCAGCCGCAGCCGCGATGATCTGATGGACATGGAGAGGGATCGGCGGTACGCTGGTGGAGCCAGGGGCGGCCGGGACGATTACGATGACGGCTTATTGCGAGAGGCTatggagaggaagaagatgggCGAGCAGCAGCGGACACGCAGCCGGGAGCACCTGGACAGCGAGAGTGACCGCTCGGACCGGGGCAGGGCACCTCGCGGGCCCCCAGCTCTTCCTGTGATCCCGCCCTCTGGGTACCCTGGTCGCCGTGATGACTaccctgctcctccacctccaccttaCAGCGATGAGGAAAGTGTGGCCTCCTCAAGGAAAACCAACCTCCGTAAG AATGGAGCGGTGAGCCGGGAGAGCCTGGTGGTGTAA